One segment of Toxoplasma gondii ME49 chromosome VI, whole genome shotgun sequence DNA contains the following:
- a CDS encoding protein kinase (incomplete catalytic triad) (encoded by transcript TGME49_240410), with protein sequence MNRGRPPPLTAHLGTSTSSPYSSEDFRCGTTSCSSSPSGIWGSPTADLGRSHGSFPSPLLTSSHFGCDAAEAPGWVHSPLSSVRTNGASPTAADLLSFPPFHSPTCRVPETALGASSPFFGEAANGTYASESCLPDLGRDLEASSSPVSRRSNGETLPVFISHSSSCLDGKTDVLIPMSGVGHPHYAVSHGGPSGPPTDSGGSLVSPGHCAGQESPSELISPVLRETFSLQQICPDPESSDLFPSPPCGSRPATVAFASPPTASVPSTFLQGHPNREDVESAFLVEEEPRRRIACPMRHEQLHDPKGTPQDSSVSFLEVRNSFPQQLASEAVHAVSAPKTPGWSSRLPDTKKFLSSRNTEAHDPSVITCSESTEATRFFHPLFRSDCLVLSGKPRPLAGPCELSCGRGKGEGFNQQPHTSVEASASLSASSFVSLPHEAGSLSTTRAGTASFRSHSSRLLLVHPHASSPHLLPTQGVSSSKYSGGSLPACMRYWRTPQASGQSPSFSSSERKTTALQVPSTRLASSSPLRGRLNRSQLFPDAALWCPLSSPWPVDESAACLPPPSSFFLSHRAFKKASYRLSAVALDGVQLDCPVENDQEEEGIAAEQSRTELPPPDSTFSSMSTLRGPLPKTDPSFTQPSWCAPAEEKNRLSSEPQVFAYEDSSQNRGRGGSRTGTTSFRMSNLNAPIIAQLPVGSPSFPACGAWNQVSSQREECREDCPAGGDEAREKGEERDTRENEGRELRRENDDNSEDLFAVVHHAPDKRLFQEMRKDATTETVENECENADQNARGQHPLHTRTTQPDCFVLRGRNKREETDLKAGKASAALTFSDWAAETSQVEKDRQPMRKLPFPVSRRLAHADLDWSRSRDIGRGRSARVCVVPHKSSGRLVAIKEVHVGCFGLYRGLDDVTKRNRYQLACEVKIHRLISYCSDMAALAFLHPCRHSSRPVSVTKQSNLQSPSALSAPSSLPLSTSSAPPPSSGSSISSPHGCGLSTTAAASPPRTGTSPSSSHGRPRHPRLLPPSSSHCSSSSSSSSSSCTSSILFPRLSSSSTSRCGSEARASQSCVGCVPSPSQPSSSSREESSTCSEVPSVSSFSSFPASWCPSFASLPPEGNCKKPVSTGSPPVRLSSLCFLPFSSVSLSPSKSEALNVSCSPLDPPFLSSSPASAISSSLLPLTPSTMCSTSLLTPTPQKADPPMLSPSWSSSSLLVPTASSGSGVSGLLPATPSLLSPLGPAATPLFSTAAAPPQRRVSDANDSSESLDFVPAASVCASSSSLSCGVSATECGADTESQRLNATALTQSSPSLGSPPLDPPHLPSCPLLPERGLAALPRLHSSSTCTFPSGGCVGEASLRESLWPPSSRPPGLSVPSSSVACPLSCFLLPFLGAYRWQSNRGGCVHVAVEYMHYGTLGDLAKALRLLRVLQCLNLSKKRANESVVSLESSSNSSNRTLAEGVCLPFPASVSGDGEPRAEDRVPGEQKTEEGNEEERTRGREMWRESDERGEKEGVAKEERKKAATDESEDIRITNSHITRDKSIPNSSFASLSTLGSLAEPRLDVARKGKGDDVGGEKTMLENTGDFIQRWLPPEWKEERQRKWTKRKRKMQTAVLVPEATPFDEDHIEIPESILKLIAFQILGALSFLHQHRCIHRDVKPQNILINNEGIVKVGDFGISRFLDVDRNEWLTFVGTELYMSPERLHHHFSAVHLTTSRRRSKASHASRRQVSPTRFRHSISSFPSSTSSPPSRDCLPRKGQASREMDSACGRRDLTTDTEHGGRNPPESQPFNCLSREKETRGEGTADAMGGNAGDDLLSQKTAGSEANREYRVAKGDELRKEETHRENAFFAHGMEPGKAQRAEREERPAVEEERRINTEELESFAVPRNEVADRNAPVHLRASEETTRVPPTSTRQRNPPAAGRTEVPSLLSPPEIADRPERANVRGKREEKDRSKKKERSRRKEIFDAMEKEEKRVGAYSFPSDIWSVGVLLFELAASHHPFPEGLPCDLRDCNVVSLLQNHFQGSKRRKRRSYEFRDFLFNCMRVKPGKRATADSLLLHPWLLEGMASRQYFKRWIVKVYRRASLVQHFLAEAEGIVAAGGDQEGEVGSGVSGTEGRGGKGEYTSEETGA encoded by the exons ATGAACAGAGGCCGGCCTCCGCCACTCACCGCTCACCTGGGTACGAGCACCAGTAGCCCCTACAGTAGTGAGGACTTCCGCTGTGGGACGACATCCtgttcgtcgtctccctcaGGCATATGGGGCTCTCCCACCGCCGATCTCGGCCGGTCTCACGGCAGCTTCCCCTCCCCTCTACTGACGAGTTCTCACTTCGGCTGCGACGCCGCAGAGGCCCCGGGGTGGGTTCACTCACCCCTCAGCAGCGTGCGTACAAATGGCGCCAGTCCCACTGCTGCGGACTTGTTGAGTTTCCCGCCTTTCCATTCCCCGACATGTCGCGTGCCTGAAACCGCCTTGGGTGCCAGCTCGCCTTTTTTTGGCGAAGCTGCAAATGGAACGTACGCTTCTGAGAGCTGCCTTCCAGACCTTGGCAGGGACCTGGAGGCGTCGTCCTCGCCTGTGAGTCGCAGAAGCAATGGGGAGACTTTGCCAGTTTTTATTTCACattcgtcttcttgtctgGATGGGAAAACTGACGTCCTGATCCCTATGAGTGGAGTAGGCCATCCCCATTACGCTGTCTCCCACGGTGGTCCCTCGGGGCCGCCTACCGATTCAGGAGGTTCTCTGGTATCTCCTGGCCACTGCGCCGGACAGGAAAGCCCCTCAGAGTTAATCTCGCCTGTCTTACGTGAGACTTTCTCACTTCAACAAATCTGTCCAGATCCAGAGTCCTCCgatctcttcccttctcctccctgcgGCTCTCGACCGGCCACTGTCGCGTTTGCCAGTCCCCCCACAGCTTCTGTTCCGTCTACTTTTTTGCAAGGCCATCCGAATCGCGAAGACGTCGAATCCGCTTTTCTGGTAGAGGAGGAGCCACGGAGGCGCATTGCATGTCCAATGCGCCATGAGCAGCTGCACGACCCGAAAGGCACTCCGCAGGACTCTTCGGTATCTTTCTTGGAGGTTCGGAACTCGTTTCCCCAACAACTGGCAAGTGAAGCAGTGcatgctgtctccgcgccgaAAACGCCGGGCTGGTCTTCTCGCTTGCCCGACACAAAGAAATTCTTAAGTAGCCGGAACACTGAGGCGCACGACCCCTCTGTAATCACGTGCAGTGAATCGACGGAAGCGACTCGCTTTTTCCATCCCCTGTTTCGTTCCGattgtctcgttctctctggaaAACCACGGCCTCTCGCGGGACCTTGTGAGCTTTCCTGCGGTCgcgggaagggagaaggctTCAATCAGCAGCCTCACACTTCAGTGGAAGCGTCCGCTTcgctttctgcctcctcgttcgtctctcttccgcaTGAGGCCGGAAGCCTTTCGACCACTCGGGCGGGCACTGCCTCTTTTCGTTCGCATTCTTCGCGACTGCTGCTGGTCCATCCACATGCGAGTTCTCCTCATCTTCTGCCCACACAAGGCGTGTCTTCGTCGAAGTATTCCGGCGGCTCCCTCCCAGCTTGCATGCGTTACTGGCGCACTCCGCAAGCATCGGGACAATCTCcatccttttcctcttccgaACGCAAAACCACAGCACTCCAAGTTCCTTCGACTCGCCTTGCCTCGAGTTCACCTCTCCGAGGCCGTCTCAATCGCTCGCAGCTCTTCCCAGACGCTGCGTTGTGGTGTCCGTTGTCGTCGCCATGGCCGGTAGATGAGAGTGCAGCCTGCctgccgcctccttcgtctttctttctctctcacaGAGCCTTCAAAAAGGCCTCGTACCGGCTTTCAGCCGTCGCCCTCGACGGCGTGCAGCTCGATTGTCCGGTTGAGAACgaccaagaagaagaaggcattGCGGCGGAGCAATCCAGAACAGAACTCCCGCCTCCTGATTCTACTTTCTCCTCAATGTCCACTCTGAGAGGACCGCTGCCAAAAACAGACCCCTCATTCACACAGCCGAGCTGGTGTGCACctgctgaagagaagaaccgtCTCTCGAGTGAACCGCAGGTATTCGCTTATGAAGACAGTTCCCAGAACAGAGGGCGCGGCGGAAGTAGAACGGGCACCACCTCTTTCCGTATGAGCAACCTGAACGCGCCTATCATTGCCCAGCTGCCTGTCGgctctccttcgttccctGCCTGTGGTGCTTGGAACCAAGTCTCCAGccaaagagaagaatgcCGCGAGGACTGCCCAGCTggtggagacgaagcaagagagaagggagaggaacgagacacgagagagaacgagggacgTGAATTGCgacgagagaacgacgacAACTCAGAAGacctcttcgctgtcgtgCACCACGCCCCAGATAAAAGACTGTTTCAGGAGATGCGAAAGGATGCGACAACAGAGACAGTGGAAAATGAGTGCGAGAACGCGGATCAAAACGCGAGAGGACAACATCCCCTTCACACTAGGACGACTCAGCCAGATTGTTTCGTGTTGCGTGGAAGAaacaagcgagaggaaacagatcTGAAAGCCGGCAAAGCCAGTGCTGCGCTGACTTTTTCCGATTGGGCAGCAGAAACAAGTCAGGTGGAAAAAGATCGACAACCAATGCGCAAGTTGCCCTTTCCCGTTTCCCGTCgcctggcgcatgcagatcttGACTGGTCTCGGAGTCGCGACATCGGAAGAGGTCGCAGTgctcgcgtctgcgtcgtgcCTCACAAATCCTCTGGCCGCTTGGTGGCGATAAAG GAAGTCCACGTCGGCTGCTTCGGCCTCTACCGCGGTCTGGACGATGTAACCAAGAGAAACAGATACCAGCTTGCTTGCGAAGTGAAG ATACACCGCTTGATCTCCTACTGCTCCGATATGGCGGCACTGGCCTTTCTTCATCCATGCCGACACTCGTCAAGGCCTGTCTCGGTCACCAAGCAGTCTAATCTTCAGTcgccctctgctctctctgctccttcgtctctccctctttcgacttcttccgcCCCCCCGCCTTCCTCTGGCTCTTCCATCTCCTCTCCACACGGCTGCGGTCTCTCGACGACagccgccgcctcgcctcctcgcaCTGGCACGagtccctcttcttcgcatgGACGCCCGAGACATCCCCGTTTACTTccaccttcctcttcccattgctcttcttcctcctcttcctcttcttccagctgCACTTCCTCCattctgtttcctcgtctgtcttcctcttcgacgTCGCGGTGTGGCTCCGAAGCTCGAGCTTCACAGTCTTGCGTTGGCTGTGTTCCGTCGCCCTCGcagccttcttcgtcttcccgcGAAGAGTCCTCAACATGTTCAGAAGtgccttctgtgtcttccttctcttcctttcctgctTCGTGGTGTCCTTCCTTTGCATCTCTTCCCCCTGAGGGAAACTGTAAGAAACCGGTTTCGACCGGTTCGCCTCCGGTTCGTCTGTCCtcgctctgtttccttcctttctcgtctgtgtcgctctctcccagCAAGTCGGAGGCTCTGAACGTTTCGTGCTCGCCTTTGGATccgccttttctttcgtcttcgccggcATCAGCGATttcatcttctctcctcccgctcACGCCCTCGACGATGTGCAGCACCAGCCTGCTGACTCCGACGCCTCAGAAAGCAGACCCTCCCATGTTGTCTCCCTCctggtcttcttcgtctttgcttGTCCCCACAGCGTCCAGTGGAAGCGGCGTCTCAGGCCTCTTGCCCGcgacgccttctcttctgtcgcctctcggccctgcagcgacgcctctcttctctacCGCAGCCGCTCCTCCACAGCGTCGGGTGTCAGACGCAAACGACTCTTCAGagtctctcgacttcgtGCCTGCCGCGTCTGtctgcgcctcctcgtcttcgctttcctgtGGCGTCTCTGCGACAGAATGTGGAGCAGACACTGAGTCCCAGAGGCTGAATGCAACTGCCCTTACTCAGTCTTCTCCGTCCCTAGGTTCGCCGCCTCTCGATCCTCCGCATTTGCCTTCTTGCCCGCTCCTCCCTGAACGCGGCCTCGCAGCTTTGCCGCGTCTGCACTCCTCTTCAACGTGTACCTTTCCTTCTGGCGGCTGCGTCGGTGAGGCCTCTCTTCGCGAGTCCCTATGGCCCCCGTCCTCCCGCCCTCCGGGGCTCTCCGTCCCTTCCTCCTCAGTCGCCTGTCCCCTTTCCTGCTTTCTGCTGCCCTTCTTGGGGGCCTATCGCTGGCAAAGCAACCGGGGCGGCTGCGTGCATGTCGCCGTCGAGTACATGCACTACGGGACTCTGGGAGACCTTGCGAAGGCTCTGAGGCTTCTCAGAGTCTTGCAATGCCTCAAtctgtcgaagaagagagccaACGAGTCCGTCGTTTCCCTGGAGTCTTCCTCCAACTCTTCGAACAGGACTCTGGCGGAAGGCGTCTGCCTGCCTTTCCCTGCGTCTGTGTCCGGCGACGGAGAGCCGCGAGCCGAAGACAGGGTAccaggagagcagaagacagaagaaggcaacgaagaggaaagaaccCGAGGAAGGGAGATGTggcgagaaagcgacgaacgaggagaaaaagagggtgtagcgaaagaagagaggaagaaggcggcgacagacgagagcgaagacatCCGGATCACAAACAGTCACATCACACGAGATAAAAGCATCCCGAATTCTTCGTTTGCATCTCTTTCAACTCTTGGTTCTCTTGCAGAGCCTCGTCTGGACGTCGCACggaaaggaaaaggcgaTGATGtcgggggagagaagacgatgCTGGAAAACACAGGAGACTTCATCCAACGCTGGTTGCCCCCGGAatggaaagaagaacgacagagaaagtggacgaaaaggaaaaggaagatgCAGACTGCAGTCCTGGTCCCGGAGGCGACACCATTCGATGAAGATCACATCGAGATCCCCGAATCGATCCTGAAGCTCATCGCGTTTCAG ATCCTGGGagctctgtctttcctccacCAACACCGATGCATTCACCGGGACGTCAAACCACAAAATATTTTGATCAACAATGAAG GCATCGTCAAGGTTGGAGACTTTGGCatttcgcgtttcctcgatGTTGACCGCAATGAGTGGCTGACTTTCGTCGGCACTGAACTTTACAT GAGTCCAGAGCGTCTTCACCATCACTTTTCAGCCGTACATCTGACAACTTCTCGACGCCGGTCCAAGGCCTCGCATGCGTCGCGTCGCCAGGTTTCTCCCACCCGTTTTCGCCATTccatctcttcttttccatcgtccacttcttctcctccgtcgcgcGACTGCTTGCCGCGGAAGGGCCAGGCCTCCCGGGAGATGGACTCGGCTTGTGGACGGAGGGACTTGACGACGGATACAGAGCATGGGGGACGGAATCCCCCTGAGAGCCAACCTTTCAACTGtctttcgagagaaaaagagacgcgaggagaaggaacggcaGATGCCATGGGCGGCAATGCGGGAGACGATCTGCTCAGCCAAAAGACGGCCGGGAGCGAAGCAAACCGGGAGTACAGAGTTGCGAAGGGAGACGAGctgagaaaggaagagacacatcgagaaaacgcgttttttgCACATGGGATGGAACCGGGGAAAGCAcagcgagcagagagagaggagcgaccGGCGGTTGAAGAAGAACGGCGTATAAACACGGAAGAACTGGAGTCCTTTGCTGTTCCACGGAACGAAGTAGCAGACCGCAACGCTCCCGTCCATCTCCGCGCCTCCGAAGAGACAACTCGAGTGCCTCCGACATCGACGAGACAACGAAATCCGCCGGCAGCTGGCCGCACAGaggttccttctctcctttctccccctgAGATCGCGGACAGAcccgagagagcgaacgttcgaggcaagagagaagagaaagacaggagcaagaagaaggagcgcaGCAGGCGGAAAGAAATCTTCGATGCcatggagaaggaagagaaacgcgttggAGCCTACTCGTTTCCGTCCGACATTTGGAGTGtcggcgttcttctcttcgagcTGGCTGCCTCCCACCATCCGTTTCCGGAGGGACTCCCGTGCGACCTGAGAGACTGCAACGTTGTTTCGCTTCTGCAAAATCACTTCCAGGGGAGTAaaaggcggaagaggagaagctaCGAATTCCGCGACTTCCTCTTCAACTGCATGCGGGTGAAACCCGGAAAACGAGCAACTGCCGACAGTTTGCTCCTGCACCCTTGGCTCCTCGAAGGCATGGCATCCCGACAATACTTCAAGAG GTGGATTGTCAAAGTGTATCGTCGAGCATCTCTAGTCCAGCACTTCCTTGCCGAGGCAGAGGGCATCGTGGCTGCGGGAGGAGaccaggaaggagaagttgGAAGCGGCGTTTCCGGAAccgaggggagaggagggaagggCGAGTACacaagcgaggagacaggagcatAG